A single genomic interval of Carassius auratus strain Wakin chromosome 30, ASM336829v1, whole genome shotgun sequence harbors:
- the LOC113048931 gene encoding oxysterol-binding protein 2-like isoform X2 — translation MINACRDFLELAESHSRRWQRVLQHEREQRTHLEETIEQLAKQHNNLERAWREAPAHAVNTPDTPTTNTGVSERPRKEEASDEDEDTEYFDAMEDSPAFITVTATDPSHHRRSQSNLSSASGGQPSDCNQEDNCSVSSNEFSGKELQPHRKRRTQIPEKPNYSLNLWSIMKNCIGKELSKIPMPVNFNEPLSMLQRLTEDLEYHELLDKAARCENSLEQMCLVAAFSVSSYSTTVHRTAKPFNPLLGETYELDRLEEFGYRSLCEQVSHHPPAAAHHVMSQRGWTLWQEITIASKFRGKYLSIMPLGAIHLQFHASGNHYVWRKVTSTVHNIIVGKLWIDQSGDIDIVNHRTKETCQLKFSPYSYFSREVPRKVTGVVKDSEGQAHYILSGTWDDKMESAKIVQSSRGSSSSEGKQKTVYQTLTPKLLWKKYPLPENAENMYCFSSLALTLNEEEDGVCWTDSRLRPDQRLMEAGRWDEANVEKQRLEEKQRATRRRREAEASKAIDEGQDFEGYIPLWFHQRTDELTGETIYVYKGGYWEAKERQDWNMIPDIF, via the exons GCGTGTCGAGATTTCTTGGAGCTTGCAGAGAGCCACAGCCGCAGATGGCAGCGAGTTCTTCAGCATGAGCGAGAGCAGCGCACACACCTGGAGGAGACCATTGAGCAACTAGCCAAGCAGCACAACAACCTGGAACGAGCCTGGAGAGAGGCCCCCGCGCACGCTGTCAACACACCCGATACACCCACCACCAACACGG GAGTGAGTGAAAGGCCCAGGAAAGAGGAAGCGAGTGATGAAGATGAGGATACGGAGTATTTTGATGCCATGGAAGACTCACCTGCTTTTATAACAGTGACTGCCACGGACCCCTCTCACCACAG ACGTTCTCAGAGTAATCTCAGTAGTGCTAGTGGAGGACAGCCCAGTGACTGCAACCAGGAAGACAAT TGTTCTGTGAGCAGTAATGAATTTTCAGGGAAAGAGCTGCAGCCTCACAGGAAGAGGCGGACCCAGATCCCAGAGAAGCCCAACTATTCGCTCAATCTGTGGAGCATCATGAAGAATTGCATTGGCAAAGAACTCTCTAAGATCCCAATGCCT GTGAACTTCAACGAGCCCCTGTCCATGCTGCAGCGCTTGACGGAGGATTTGGAGTACCACGAGCTGCTGGATAAGGCGGCGCGCTGTGAGAACTCTCTGGAGCAGATGTGTCTGGTCGCAGCCTTCTCCGTCTCTTCATACTCCACCACAGTGCACCGGACAGCCAAGCCCTTCAACCCTCTCCTGGGAGAGACCTACGAACTGGACCGCCTGGAAGAATTCGGCTATCGTTCCCTCTGTGAACAG GTCAGTCATCATCCGCCGGCAGCCGCTCATCATGTGATGTCACAGCGAGGCTGGACCCTGTGGCAGGAAATCACCATCGCTAGCAAGTTCCGCGGCAAATACCTCTCCATCATGCCTCTGG GTGCGATCCACCTACAGTTTCATGCGAGTGGAAACCACTATGTGTGGCGTAAAGTCACGTCCACCGTGCACAACATCATTGTGGGCAAACTGTGGATTGATCAG TCAGGAGATATAGACATAGTCAACCACAGGACCAAAGAGACCTGTCAGCTCAAGTTCTCTCCGTACAGTTACTTTTCAAGGGAAGTCCCACGAAAG GTCACAGGGGTGGTGAAGGACAGTGAAGGCCAGGCCCACTACATCCTGTCAGGCACATGGGACGACAAGATGGAGAGCGCCAAGATCGTGCAGAGTAGCAGAGGAAGCAGCAGCTCTGAGGGCAAACAGAAGACTGTCTATCAGACGCTCACACCCAAACTGCTGTGGAAGAAATACCCTCTACC AGAGAATGCTGAGAACATGTACTGTTTCTCCTCTCTGGCTTTGACCCTGAACGAGGAAGAGGATGGTGTGTGCTGGACGGACAGCAGGCTGAGGCCGGACCAGCGGCTGATGGAAGCGGGACGCTGGGACGAGGCCAACGTAGAGAAACAGAGGCTGGAGGAAAAACAGAGAGCCACGAGGAGGAGGAGAGAAGCTGAGGCCTCGAAGGCCATCGATGAAG GACAGGACTTTGAAGGCTACATACCGCTGTGGTTCCACCAGAGGACGGATGAACTGACGGGAGAGACTATTTACGTTTATAAGGGGGGTTACTGGGAGGCCAAAGAAAGACAAGACTGGAATATGATTCCTGATATcttctga